From Slackia heliotrinireducens DSM 20476:
GTCATGAGAAGGTGTTCCCGCTGGAGCGCAAGAAGGCCTTCGAAATGGGTGCCGACCTGGTGAAATAAACCATTCGCAGGACAAAACCGCGCTTCGCGAAGCTTGTGGGAATACAACATGAAGCGAAATGCCGTCGACGGCGCGGCTGCCTTCTGAGCTGCGCCAATCGCACACATCCGAAATCCGATCCGCAGAAACGCCGCTGCACAGTGCGGCGTTTCTGCGTTTGTCCTCGTGCGTTTTGTAGAAAACAGTTTTCCTCCCGACAAAACGGACGCCTGAATCGTGTGGTATAGAGAAGACGTAAAGCGCAACCGGAGGAGGAACAATGGGCGCAAAGGTTTTGAAGGCTCTGGTTTTCGGGGCGACGGCAGCTCTGGCTATGGCTTTGGCGGCGTGCACGCAGGCGCCGGCGGCCGGCCCCACGTCGGTGGTGGTGTCGGAAACGGGCAGCGCCATCACAGTGACCGCGCAAAGCGAGGTGAAAGCGGTGCCCGACAAGGCAAGCATCGGCTTATCCATTGTGGTCCAGGCGGACACGAGCGAAGAGGCGCAGGCGCAGGCCGCCGAAGCGTCCAATGCCGTAACGGCTCAGCTCAAAGCGGCGGGCATCGACGAGAAGGACATCCAGACCGACTGGACGAACTTGAGTCCTATCTATAATTACAACTACGATGCGAAAACCGGTGAAGACGTCGAGACCATCATCGGATACGAGTCCGACACGCATATCGTTGTGAGCGGTCTTGAGGTCGACGCAGTGGGCGATGTGATGCAGATGGCCGTCGAGGCCGGTGCGACAGGCGTGGACGGCCCTTCCTATTACTGCAGCGATTACGATGCGGCCTATCAGGAGGCCCTGGCCGCAGCCATGGAGGCGTCGCGTGAGAAAGCCCAAGTTGTCGCCGATGCCGGAAATGTCGGGTTGGGCCAGGTCATCAATGTGGTCGAAGGACAACAGGACATGGGCATGAAATACGCAAGCACCGGCGTGTATGCCGAAGAGGCCGCCGCGGATATGGAAGGGTCCATGGATGTCCAGGCCGGCGAAGTGACCGTAACCGCCCAGGTCACCGTAAGCTACGCCATCGCGTAACCGGCCGGGGCACGGGACATTGGGGACACTGATAATTGACTTGGCCGGGTTGGCGTGCGCCGCCCGGCTGGGCGATAATGGCACCGGGCCCGCCCCAGTGACCCCATTGGGGACCGTCCGCGCGAGCGTGACCTCGCTCCGATCAGTCCTGGAGGGCCCGGCGCCGGAGGCCATTCCCATGACCTCATAGGAGCTTGGCGTTCCCGCCTTCGCACCCAAGACAAGCGAAGTGTACCACACGCCCCGTCAGTGTCCCGTCTGGGACGGCCCTCCGTCGCCGACAGCAAGGAGAAGACGACGAAGGAGGGGCTGTGGACTACACGGCAGGGGCGCCGGCGTTCGCCGGCGTCGACACCCACAAGGAAACGAACATGCTGGCCCTCAAGGACGGGCTCGGCCGCACGGTCGGGGTCTGGGAGTTCCCCGCGGACCCGGAGGGCTACGACGCGCTCGCGGACGCGATCGGCGACGCCTCGGTGCCGGTCGGCATCGAGGGGGCCAGGTCCTACGGCGCGGGCCTCGCGCAGAGGCTCGCCGAGCGCGGCTACGAGGTCCGCGAGGTCGTCAGGCCGCGCCGCGAGCAGCGCCGCCGCGGCAAGACCGACGAGATCGACGCGCTGGCGGCGTGCGACAACCTGGCCGCCGGCAGGAGCATGCCCGCCAAGGAGATGGAGGGGGACGCCGCGGCCCTGCGCTGGCTGATGGTCGCCCGCGAGCAGGAGGTCGCCCACATGACGAGGCTCGCCTGCTGCATGGACTCCATGCTGGTCACGGCGCCCTACAGCGTCCGCGAGCGGTGGCGCGGCCTCGGAGGCGCCGCCCTGATGCGGGCCGTGGCCTCGTGCAGGCCCAAGGACGCGCCCGGCCGGACGATGAGGGAGGTCGCGAGGAGCTGGCGGGAGGCCGCGGGGCGCGCGGAGAGGCTCGAGGCGGAGATCCTGGAGCTGATGGCGCGCTCGTACCCCGCCCTGATCGGCGCGCCGTGCGTCGGCGCGATCAGCGGCGCCCGCATCGTGCTGGCCGCCGGGTCCAACCCGGGGCGCCTGCGCAGCGAGGCCGCCTTCTCCATGCTCTGCGGCACCTCGCCCGTGCCCGCGTCGTCGGGCAACACCACCCGGCACCGCCTGAACCGGGGCGGGAACCGCCAGGCCAACCGGGCCATCCACGAGATCGCCCGCGCGAGGATGGCCCACGACCCGCGCACGAAGGCCTACATCGCGCGGAAGATGTCGGAGGGCAAGACCAAGCGCGAGGCCGTCCGCTGCCTGTGCCGCTACATCGCCCGTGAGATCTACCGCCTGCTCACGGGCCCGCAGGAGCCCCCCTGCGACCAGTCCGCCCTCGCGCAGAGGCGCAAGGCCTGCGGCCTGACCCAGAGGCAGGCGGCGGAGGGCGCGGGGATCACGAGGGCGAAGGTCGGCGGGCTCGAGAGGCTCGCCGAGTTCCACACCGAATCGCTGCTGAGATACGACGCGTTCCTAAGGGAGGTGGAGGCGAAAAAAGGGCTTGACAGCATATAGGAGCATCGGAGCCCTTTGTCCGTTCGTTGACGCTTCACGAAATTGGTCATTGAACGCAGTCCAAATCATGCACTACTTGTTTTTTGGCGCGGAACCTGGTTTTTGGCTTGAGGAGCAGGCCGAAAGGAAAGGGGATGTGTCCCTGGTGACACAAAAATGTGCCAAAAGGAAACGTCCCTACTGACACATGGGACAAAGGGGATAGCCCCCTTTGTCCCGCTTTTTGGTTACAGGTCCTGTTGTTCGGAGCGAAGCAGGGTGTAAAGGAACATTTCGTTTTGGGCGCGCAGCAGCGTGAGGTCCCAGGCTACGACTTCGGGCACGTCCTGCTCGAGGAAGCCGTTGATCAGGTCGATGTTCACACGTGCGTCGCAGATGGCGCCGAGGTTGTCCTGATGTGCAGTCATGCCCTTTGCGACGCCCACGGCGTCGGCGCCAACGATGGGCTTGAAGTTCTCGGCGGCGTAGCGGGCGCGTTTGGCCTTTTTCCGCACGTCGTGGGTCAGCTCCACGTCGGCAAGGGTGAGGTCTTCAAGATCCTGCTCCAGCCCCGTGACAAGCGCGTCGAACCGGGCGCGCACCACGCAGGCGGGCAGCCCCTCATCTTCCAGACGACGCTTCCACTTGAGGTCCTTGATGAGCGAATGCACCCTCTTCAGGGCTTTGGTGGTGGACTTGGATTCCAGAATCTTCTTCACGCGGGCGCGCTCTTCGGCCGCCTGGGCTTCGCAGAATTCGACCAGCTCGGCGGAACTCGTCTGCGAGGCTGCCGCCTGCTGGGCAAATACGTCGAGCTCGCGCAGGCGGGACGTGTGGGCCACAACGCTTTTGAGCAGCGTTTGCGTTTCGGCGTTCTGATCTGCCTGCTGCCAAGGTTTGACGAATGCCACCAGGCTGCGCAGTGTGCGGATTGAAACACGGAACTTGTGCATCGTCTCGATGTCGTCGGGGTCTGCCATGAACGCTTCAAGGCGGTGTCGCATCGTGGCCTCGGCGCCTTTGAGCGTCTCTTCGATCTGTACAAGCGTCTTCCAGTCCTGCGAAACCGGCCCTTGCGCGAACCAAAGCAGGCGCCCTGCGGAGGCGTCTTCTTCGGTCGGCTGGGCCAGCGCGTCGGTGTCGATCCTGATGCAGACGAGCCCACCCGTTGCACAGGGAATCACCGCGCCCGTGAGTTTCTCGGTAAGCGACTCGACGAACGGGTTGTGGCCGACGGCGAACACGGTGTCGGCGTCGCTTTCCGACAGGGCCTGCAGGAAGGGGTCTTCGTCCTGGCTCCAAAGCGATTCCGCCTCGACAACATCGTCAATCTTGACGCCCTTGTCATCAAGCGCCCGTTTAATCAGCTCAGCGGTTTGCATGGCGCGAATGGCAGGGCTGCTCCACAGAGCGAAGGAGCCTCGCGTGTCGAGCTGTGCGAGCGAATCGGCCAGCGTGGCCTTAAGCGAGCGCCTTCCCGGTTCCGAAAGCTCCCTGTCGAAGTCGGGCTGCCCCTCTTCACCGGCGCATGCCTTCCCGTGACGCATGAGTATGAGCGTTTTTGCCATGATGAGCTCCTATCTTCGGTCGTCGTTCCTCCCCATCATAACAAATCCCGCGATTATCGCGGCAAGCCATCGGGTTCTGGGCGCATGTCGCCCCTCAGATGCCGCGTGAGAAGACCCAGGTCACCATAGGCTGTGCTATCGCTTGTCATCCGACAAGGCGTATCCATATCAGCGTCGTGCGCCGATGGGGTCCGATGCGCAACCGGTCGGAGCATCGTGGCCGACTACCATTCGATGTCATCCCATTCGTAAAGGCCTGGAATCTGGATTTCGCTTCGATGGCATCCGTGCTTTTCGGCAGCACGGTCTATATCGGCCTTCATGTCGAGGTATTGATCGTGTTTGTAGCACTCGGTGATGTCGCGCACCACGACGCTCAGCTCCTCGGCACGCCGCCGTTTCGTCATGCCTGCGAAATCGTTGTTGATGACGTCGACCCACTGCTCGTACATGGCGGCAGCGTACTGGTAATTCTTCATTCCCTTTTTGATTCGTTCGAACCGTCCCTTGGTGGCCTGCTTCCCCACGGCAGCCAGAAGCTTTGCCAAATAAGCGCGAACAATCGCCATCGGTTCGTCGAGAAGCGATTCGCCGGGCCATTCGTCGCGCATGTCCACCGCGTTTGATTCGAGCATGTGATTCGTGCGCTTCGCCATCAGATAATTCAGTATCAGCGCCTCGTACATTGCCTCGGGGTAGAGAACCTCGACCGAGAACACAACGCTTTTCAGGTTCGTGTCGATGCCGAGATACTCTGCGGTCCATTCGTTCAGTCCGTTGTCTTTGAGTTCGACATTGCGGTCGCCCTGGTAGGCATGGCGGATGTCGTAGCAAAGCGAAAGCAGCCGGGTGGACATGGCAAGCTCGTCTGCGGTCCCTCTGAGCCGCTTGTCCTCGGGGAAATCCGAGTCGGCGATTGTAAGGGCCCAGATGGCATCGTAGAGCTCGTTCAAGTCGTCGTAATCCCCTGCGATTTTGATTCCAAGCAGGTTGGGGGTCATTTCAACGATAAGCATGGGGCCTCCTTGGCGGCTGAACGTCTCGTTGTGCGGCAGCAAGTCCATGGTACCATTTCGGCGCCACCTACAGGCTGGCGTACTCGCCGGTTTCGGAATTCCAGACGAGCAGCGGCAACACGCCGGACGCCGTGGTCATGCCATCTATATAGATATGGGACGGGCCCCAGCGCAGCACGTCGTGGTGGTCGGGGTCGCCGCACACGTAGCAAGTGGGCGTGTGCCCGCAGATCACATCCTTGTAAAAAGGCGCGTTCGACGTGGTGCGCGTGCCCAGCATGGTTTCGCGCGGGGTGCCCAAGGCCCATTCGCGGCCGGCGGACTCGTCGATGCCTGCGTGCACGAAGATCTGCCGCTCGGTTTCGTGATAGTCGCGTAGGGTCTGCATCCAACTTATGACCTCGGGGTATGCGTTGCGGATGGCGTGGCAGGCGGTGCCGAAGGCATCGATCATGGTGGCGAAGCGGCGCATGCCGTGGTCAAGCTGCCGGAGCTGCTCGTCCGTCAGAAACGACCGCATGGTGGCCAGGTTCGGATCCATCTGGCGAAAGCTGCGGAAACGGTATTCCGGGTCCATCACGTCGCGGTCGGGGTCGGGCGCGTCGAAAGGCGGCTCCACGTCGTAGAAGTCGGAACTGCCGAACTCGTCGAACCCCAGGTCATCGTCGAAACCGAAGCTTAAATCCTCGTCGAAGCCCGCCGATTCCAGCCCAGTCGCCACTCCGCCCGTGGTCGGCACGCCCAGCCACTCCAAAAACATCTCGTCGTGGTTGCCGCGCAGCACGGTCACGCGTCCTGCCGCCCGTTGCTCGAGCGCCATGACCGCGTGCAGCACACCAAGGCTGTCGGGCCCGCGGTCCACATAGTCGCCTAGAAGCACCAGCTCATCGGCGCAGTCCGTGTCGAAGAACCCCAGTTCCTCAAACTGCGCGATGCGGGCCTGTAGCGGCTCGATGCATCCGTGTATGTCGCTTATGGCGTATCTGCGCATGTGCCTGCCCCTCGTCTGTCGTTTGAGCTATTTTACCAGCTGACGAGTGGGAAGGCTGCCGGCTTGGGTTGGCGAGTGAAAGCCGTCGTGAGCCTGCGAAGCTTCGCGCGAGTTGCGGCTACGGCTCTGTGCGGACGCCGCATGGGGTTTTATTTGTTCGCGAGCCTAGTTCTTCCAAAAGTCCCTGATCAGGGCCTGGCGATTCTGCTGTCCGGTCTTCTTCAGTATGTTGTGTACGTGCACTTTCACCGTGTTGAGGGACAGTGTCATTTCGCTCGCGATGTTCTGGTTGTCTTTCCCCATGACGATGAGGGCCAACACTTCGGTCTCGCGCTTGGACAGGTTGTTTCGTTTGGCGTACATCGGCATAACGCGGTCGATGGATTCGCTCATGGGCGCGTCGGAACGCTCGGGCGGCTGTTCGAACCGCAGCGACAGCATTTTCCAACAGGTGCGGAACACGTGAGAAGCGACGTAGAGCATGAGTGCGTTTTCGGCAATGCTTCTTTCGGCGAAGAACCATGCGGTGTCGGGGATGTCGCCCGGGTCGAAAATCAGCTGGATATAGACGTTTTCAACAACGATGGCGACTACCAGCAGCAGCGCAACGAAGTATGCGCGCACGTATCGGGAAAGGGCGTCGTGTATGGCGTCGTTTCGATGCGAGATGTAGACATAGCCCAAGTATCCGAGCATCCAGAACAAAAGCAATTCGCGGGTATTGAAGTACAGGAATTCACGCCAACGGATATTGTCGGTCAACACCAAAGCGCCCACGCTGAGAACGATGAATGCGACGATAGGCCCGAAACGCACGGCAGGTCGGCGCTCGTCGATGTACTGACATACAGCAAGCCACATCGCTTGAAGGAAGATGGCGCCGGTCGTAAGGAACGTGTAGGGCGTGCTTATGTCCCAGAACGAAGGGGTCTCAAGCGTTACCTGCGGCGTGAGAAAGTCGTGTTGGAACGGAATCGAGCAATCGAAGAAATAGGCGACGAACGTGATGGTCAGATACAGAAACGTCTTGCGTCGGGTGACGAAATACGACGACAGGCTGATGGCGGAAGTCAAAGCGATTGACAGAAGGATTGTGAGGGAATAGTAGAAGAGCATGATATAACCCATTGGTCCGGTCGCCTTTCTGTGCGCAGGATGGTCTCGATACAGCACGTGATCGGATGTATAGATTGCGGTTGCTCGCTGTCGCTTTTCCGCACGCCATATTGTAAAGGACTCGGGTTGAAAATCGCGGATTTCCCTTTGTTCGGATTTGAGATGCAATTGCGTACGAATGCTTTCTGACCTGCGGTTTAGCTAGGCATTAGAGAGCTGGTGCCTATGCATAATTCCAAGTTACAGCTCCTCGTAACGCTTCCTTACGTCTTTTCGAACTCCTGTGTCTGCAGGCATAGTTGCGCCAACGGATGCCGGAAGGGGCATCGAACACGCTTTCGAGAGCGCTGCTCGCAGCCCTCTTGTTGGGGGCGCTGTCGGTTTGCGGCGTTTCCGAATGCGCGTTGGTCGGGAAACTGGTTGTAGGCAAGGAGGAGACAGTGTCAGAAACAGTTGCAACCATGGACTCCGTCGGCGTAGCCGAGGAGCCGAAAAAGAAGAAGCACACGTTCACGTTCCCGTCAGCATTCACGGTGCTGTTCATCGTCACGATCATCGCAGTGGCGTGCACGTACCTTATTCCGGCGGGCCAATACAGCAAGTTGATCTATGCCGCAGACAGCAACGTGCTGCAAATCACGGATCCCGCTGGCGAAGTGACGGAGCTCGAGGCTACGCAAGATACCCTCGACGAGTTGGGGGTGAAGATCGAAATCGAGCAATTCACCTCGGGCGCAATCACCAAGCCGATTTCCATTCCCGGCACCTACGAAAGCCTGGAGCAGAACCCAGTAAGCTTCCTGGACATTCCCTACAGCATGGTTGTCGGCATCATCGACGGCGTAGATGTCATGGTGTTCATCCTGTGCTTGGGCGGTTTGATCGGCGTCGTGCGCGCAACGGGCGCTTTCGAGAGCGGCCTGGGTGCACTGACCAGGAAAACCAAGGGCCGCGAGTTCCTGCTGGTTTTCGGCGTAAGCGCCTTCATGATCTTCGGCGGCACCATGTGCGGTCTTGAAGAAGAGGCCGTTGCGTTCTACCCGATTCTGGCTCCGATATTCATCGCGTTGGGGTACGACTCCATCGTGACTGTTGGCGCCATCTTCATGGCCGGCTCCATCGGTACCACCTTCTCCACGGTCAACCCGTTCTCCGCCGTCATCGCATCCAATGCCGCCGGCATCGTGTTCACCGAGGGCATGCCCATCCGCATTCTCGGTTTGATCATCGGCTCGATTGTGTATTTGCTCTACCTGCATTGGTACTCCAAGAAGGTGAAGGAGAATCCCGAGTTCAGCTACGCATATAAGGACCAGGACGAGTTCAAGTCGCTGTGGGCCATGGACACCGAAGCCGATACCGGCTCTTTCGATCTGCGCCACAAGCTGATTCTGGTGATTTTCGTTTCGGCATTCATCATCATGATCATCGGCGTTATGGCTCTCGGCTGGTGGTTCCCCCAGATGGCGGCCGAGTTCATCACGCTCTCCATCCTGTGCATGTTCATTGGCGGCACTGGCAAGAACGGCCTGGGCGAGGCGCGCATGGTCGATGCGTTCTCCGACGGCGCAAGCAGCATGGTTGCCGTGTCCTTGATCATCGGTCTTGCCCGCGGCATCAATCACGTGCTGAACCAGGGTCTCATCAGCGACACCATTCTGTACAGCGCTTCCAACCTGGTCATGGGTATGAGCGGTCCTGCGTTCATCATCGTGCTCATCCTGGTGTTCTTCGTACTGGGCTTCGTGGTGCCTTCGTCGAGCGGCCTGGCCGTGCTGTCCATGCCCATTTTCGCGCCCTTGGCCGACACGGTGGGCATCCCGCGCTGGATCATCGTCTGCGCATATCAATGGGGCCAGTACGCCATGCTCTACATCGCGCCGACCGGCCTGATCATGGCTACGTTGCAGATGCTCCACATGAAGATGAGCGACTGGTTCAAGTTCGTGTGGCCCATGATGCTGTTCACGCTGGTGTTCGGATCCATTCTTCTGTCCATCTGCACGATCGTGTACGCGGTCTAACCGCATCGTCGAAAGAGGCTTTAGGGGTGCCCGGGTTTTGTCCGGGCACCCTTTTTAGTGTGCCGAGCACGCACGCATCTCTAATGGGTGAACGTCCCCGAGCGCGCCTGGCAGCGGGCGGGCGGTCGGCTCGTTCGGCCCGCCGCTGAAAGACTCGAGCGCGTCCGGCGGTGGGAAGCGCATGGCCAAGTGCAAGGCGTCCGTCGCGAGGCGGGGGCCAACCGTTCCGCAACGGACAGGCGGGTGAGTGTTGGTCGCATTCGGTGTTGGCCGGCCTTGGCTCGGCCCGCGCGACGCCCTGTTGACGTTTCCTTAGGGCCTCGCCCGAAAGAATTTGTTCGGCGCGATAAAGCAGTGCGCTGACCTGGTGTTTACCTAAGGTTTAGCGTCTCGGCCGGACTGGCAAATACCTTAATACACCTGCGAATACACACTGTTTAGGACTTTTCGAACCGAGTCGCAGATGGCAAAGTGCGAATCAGCAAACGGAGCATCTGCCCCAAGCCAACCAACGGCGCCGAGCGCCAAAGAGAAAGGAAACTGTCATGGGAGTCAATCTGAGCGGCCGCCACTTCCTGAAGCTGCTGGACTTCACCACCGAGGAGATCGAGTACCTGCTCGAGCTGTCCCGCAACTTCAAGGACCTCAAGCGCACCGGCACCCCGCACCGCTACCTGGAGGGCAAGAACATCGTCCTGCTGTTCCAGAAGACGTCCACCCGCACCCGCTGCTCCTTCGAGGTCGGCGCCATGGACCTGGGCATGGGCGTGACCTACCTCGACCCCGGCAGCTCCCAGATGGGCAAGAAGGAGTCCATCGAGGACACCGCCCGCGTGCTCGGCCGCTTCTACGACGGCATCGAGTTCCGCGGCTTCGCCCAGTCCGACGTCGAGGACCTGGCCGCCAACGCCGGCGTGCCGGTGTGGAACGGCCTGACCACCGAGTGGCACCCCACCCAGATGCTCGCCGACATCCTGACCGTCAAGGAGAACTTCAACGACGACATCAAGGGCAAGACGCTGGTGTTCATGGGCGACGCCAAGAACAACGTGGCCCGCTCGCTGATGGTCGTCTGCTCCAAGCTCGGCATGAACTTCGTGGCCTGCGGCCCCGAGGAGTGCATGCCCGCCGACGACGTCGTCGAGGCCTGCAGGCCCATCGCCGAGGCCAACGGCTGCACCGTCAAGCTGACCTCCGACGTGGCCGAGGGCGTGGCCGGCGCGCACGTCATCTACACCGACGTGTGGGTCTCCATGGGCGAGCCCGACGAGGTGTGGGAGGAGCGCATCAGGCTGCTCGAGCCCTACCGCGTCACCTCCGAGGTCATGGCCCAGGCCGACCCCGACGCCATCTTCCTGCACTGCCTGCCCAGCTTCCACGACACCAACACCACCATCGGCGCCCAGAAGGCCGAGCAGTTCGGCATCACCGAGATGGAGGTCACCGACGAGGTGTTCGAGGGCCCGCAGTCCAAGGTCTTCGACGAGGCCGAGAACCGCATGCACACCATCAAGGCCGTCATGTACGCAACCCTGAAGTAAGAAGAGAGGGTTGTCACGATGCCTTACATCAAAGGAAAAGGCCCTTCCGTGGTTATTGCGCTGGGCGGCAACGCCCTCGGAAAGACGCCGGAAGAGCAGCTCGAGCTTGTAAAGACGACGGCTCGTCATATAGTCGACATGGTGGGCGATGGCGTGAACACCATCGTGACCCACGGCAACGGCCCCCAGGTCGGCATGATCAACAACGCCTTCGACATTGCCTCGAAGGACCCCGCGAGCAAGGTGCCGGTGGTTCCGTTTCCCGAATGCGGCGCCATGAGCCAGGGCTATATCGGATACCACCTGTCTCAGGCGATTCTCGGCGAGCTCAAAAGCCGCGGCATTATGCGTTCGACGGCGAACATCGTAACCCAGACCGTCGTCTATCCCGACGACCCCGCCTTCGACAACCCTACCAAGCCGGTAGGTTCCTTCATGACCGAAGAAGAAGCGAAGGCCCTGGCCGAAGCCACGGGGTGTACCGTTAAGGAAGACGCCGGCCGCGGATGGCGCATGGTGGTGGCCAGCCCCACCCCGCGCCGCATCGTCGAGTTCGACGCCGTGAAGGACCTGATGGACGCCGGCTACATCGTCGTGTCCACCGGTGGCGGCGGT
This genomic window contains:
- a CDS encoding SIMPL domain-containing protein, with translation MGAKVLKALVFGATAALAMALAACTQAPAAGPTSVVVSETGSAITVTAQSEVKAVPDKASIGLSIVVQADTSEEAQAQAAEASNAVTAQLKAAGIDEKDIQTDWTNLSPIYNYNYDAKTGEDVETIIGYESDTHIVVSGLEVDAVGDVMQMAVEAGATGVDGPSYYCSDYDAAYQEALAAAMEASREKAQVVADAGNVGLGQVINVVEGQQDMGMKYASTGVYAEEAAADMEGSMDVQAGEVTVTAQVTVSYAIA
- a CDS encoding IS110 family transposase, with amino-acid sequence MDYTAGAPAFAGVDTHKETNMLALKDGLGRTVGVWEFPADPEGYDALADAIGDASVPVGIEGARSYGAGLAQRLAERGYEVREVVRPRREQRRRGKTDEIDALAACDNLAAGRSMPAKEMEGDAAALRWLMVAREQEVAHMTRLACCMDSMLVTAPYSVRERWRGLGGAALMRAVASCRPKDAPGRTMREVARSWREAAGRAERLEAEILELMARSYPALIGAPCVGAISGARIVLAAGSNPGRLRSEAAFSMLCGTSPVPASSGNTTRHRLNRGGNRQANRAIHEIARARMAHDPRTKAYIARKMSEGKTKREAVRCLCRYIAREIYRLLTGPQEPPCDQSALAQRRKACGLTQRQAAEGAGITRAKVGGLERLAEFHTESLLRYDAFLREVEAKKGLDSI
- a CDS encoding CHAD domain-containing protein translates to MAKTLILMRHGKACAGEEGQPDFDRELSEPGRRSLKATLADSLAQLDTRGSFALWSSPAIRAMQTAELIKRALDDKGVKIDDVVEAESLWSQDEDPFLQALSESDADTVFAVGHNPFVESLTEKLTGAVIPCATGGLVCIRIDTDALAQPTEEDASAGRLLWFAQGPVSQDWKTLVQIEETLKGAEATMRHRLEAFMADPDDIETMHKFRVSIRTLRSLVAFVKPWQQADQNAETQTLLKSVVAHTSRLRELDVFAQQAAASQTSSAELVEFCEAQAAEERARVKKILESKSTTKALKRVHSLIKDLKWKRRLEDEGLPACVVRARFDALVTGLEQDLEDLTLADVELTHDVRKKAKRARYAAENFKPIVGADAVGVAKGMTAHQDNLGAICDARVNIDLINGFLEQDVPEVVAWDLTLLRAQNEMFLYTLLRSEQQDL
- a CDS encoding DUF6904 family protein, producing MLIVEMTPNLLGIKIAGDYDDLNELYDAIWALTIADSDFPEDKRLRGTADELAMSTRLLSLCYDIRHAYQGDRNVELKDNGLNEWTAEYLGIDTNLKSVVFSVEVLYPEAMYEALILNYLMAKRTNHMLESNAVDMRDEWPGESLLDEPMAIVRAYLAKLLAAVGKQATKGRFERIKKGMKNYQYAAAMYEQWVDVINNDFAGMTKRRRAEELSVVVRDITECYKHDQYLDMKADIDRAAEKHGCHRSEIQIPGLYEWDDIEW
- a CDS encoding metallophosphoesterase family protein gives rise to the protein MRRYAISDIHGCIEPLQARIAQFEELGFFDTDCADELVLLGDYVDRGPDSLGVLHAVMALEQRAAGRVTVLRGNHDEMFLEWLGVPTTGGVATGLESAGFDEDLSFGFDDDLGFDEFGSSDFYDVEPPFDAPDPDRDVMDPEYRFRSFRQMDPNLATMRSFLTDEQLRQLDHGMRRFATMIDAFGTACHAIRNAYPEVISWMQTLRDYHETERQIFVHAGIDESAGREWALGTPRETMLGTRTTSNAPFYKDVICGHTPTCYVCGDPDHHDVLRWGPSHIYIDGMTTASGVLPLLVWNSETGEYASL
- a CDS encoding helix-turn-helix transcriptional regulator; the protein is MGYIMLFYYSLTILLSIALTSAISLSSYFVTRRKTFLYLTITFVAYFFDCSIPFQHDFLTPQVTLETPSFWDISTPYTFLTTGAIFLQAMWLAVCQYIDERRPAVRFGPIVAFIVLSVGALVLTDNIRWREFLYFNTRELLLFWMLGYLGYVYISHRNDAIHDALSRYVRAYFVALLLVVAIVVENVYIQLIFDPGDIPDTAWFFAERSIAENALMLYVASHVFRTCWKMLSLRFEQPPERSDAPMSESIDRVMPMYAKRNNLSKRETEVLALIVMGKDNQNIASEMTLSLNTVKVHVHNILKKTGQQNRQALIRDFWKN
- a CDS encoding YfcC family protein, with amino-acid sequence MSETVATMDSVGVAEEPKKKKHTFTFPSAFTVLFIVTIIAVACTYLIPAGQYSKLIYAADSNVLQITDPAGEVTELEATQDTLDELGVKIEIEQFTSGAITKPISIPGTYESLEQNPVSFLDIPYSMVVGIIDGVDVMVFILCLGGLIGVVRATGAFESGLGALTRKTKGREFLLVFGVSAFMIFGGTMCGLEEEAVAFYPILAPIFIALGYDSIVTVGAIFMAGSIGTTFSTVNPFSAVIASNAAGIVFTEGMPIRILGLIIGSIVYLLYLHWYSKKVKENPEFSYAYKDQDEFKSLWAMDTEADTGSFDLRHKLILVIFVSAFIIMIIGVMALGWWFPQMAAEFITLSILCMFIGGTGKNGLGEARMVDAFSDGASSMVAVSLIIGLARGINHVLNQGLISDTILYSASNLVMGMSGPAFIIVLILVFFVLGFVVPSSSGLAVLSMPIFAPLADTVGIPRWIIVCAYQWGQYAMLYIAPTGLIMATLQMLHMKMSDWFKFVWPMMLFTLVFGSILLSICTIVYAV
- the argF gene encoding ornithine carbamoyltransferase — encoded protein: MGVNLSGRHFLKLLDFTTEEIEYLLELSRNFKDLKRTGTPHRYLEGKNIVLLFQKTSTRTRCSFEVGAMDLGMGVTYLDPGSSQMGKKESIEDTARVLGRFYDGIEFRGFAQSDVEDLAANAGVPVWNGLTTEWHPTQMLADILTVKENFNDDIKGKTLVFMGDAKNNVARSLMVVCSKLGMNFVACGPEECMPADDVVEACRPIAEANGCTVKLTSDVAEGVAGAHVIYTDVWVSMGEPDEVWEERIRLLEPYRVTSEVMAQADPDAIFLHCLPSFHDTNTTIGAQKAEQFGITEMEVTDEVFEGPQSKVFDEAENRMHTIKAVMYATLK
- the arcC gene encoding carbamate kinase, which encodes MPYIKGKGPSVVIALGGNALGKTPEEQLELVKTTARHIVDMVGDGVNTIVTHGNGPQVGMINNAFDIASKDPASKVPVVPFPECGAMSQGYIGYHLSQAILGELKSRGIMRSTANIVTQTVVYPDDPAFDNPTKPVGSFMTEEEAKALAEATGCTVKEDAGRGWRMVVASPTPRRIVEFDAVKDLMDAGYIVVSTGGGGVPVFERNDHYYGVPAVIDKDRSAAMLASGFKADMLVILTAVEKVAVNFGKPDQRDLDMMTVTEAREYIAQGQFAPGSMLPKVEACIDYVTKYPQGKALITSLECAAAGLRGETGTVIVTG